TCTGCGCTTTTCAGCAGGACTTTCATCGCCAACCTTGCTATATTTAAAAATTTTCTGCCCGTTATTTGTCCTTGAAAAGGTTCGTGGGCAACCTTGCGGTGCAGCTTTTCGAAATCGAAATTTTGTAGAGCGGAGGCTTGTTATGGCAGAGACGAGCGCAACAAAAGTATTCGATGTTCCTCCCAACTTTCAGGATGCCCTGATTAATAAGGAACAATACCAACAAATGTATCAGGAATCTGTTGAGAATTCTGAGAGTTTTTGGGCCAAGCAAGCTGAACGAATGCATTGGTTCAAAAAGTGGGACAAGGTCAGAGAAGTTGATTTCAACACCGCGAGTATCAAGTGGTATTTGGGTGGGAAAATTAATGTTTCCTACAACTGTCTTGATAGGCATCTGGACAGTCCAAGAAAGAATCAGGCTGCCCTCATCTGGGAATCTGATGATCCCACAAAATGTTGTACATACACCTACCAGCAACTCCACCGAGAAGTCTGCCGTTTTGCGAATGTATTGAAAAAACGTGGGGTTCAGAAAGGTGATCGGGTCGTCTTGTACATGCCCATGATCCCGGAACTCCCCATTGCAATGCTAGCTTGTACGAGAATCGGTGCGGTCCATTCGATTGTTTTTGGTGGATTTAGTGCTGATGCTTTAAGAAACCGAATTGACGATTGTGCACCTGCTGCTGTGGTTACTGCAGATGGGGGTTTCCGTGGAAATAAAGCTGTTCCCCTGAAGCCAAACTGTGATAGGGCAATGGAGGGATTTGACTACATAAAGAGTTGCATCGTCGTTAATCATTCAGGCTCTACTGTCGAGATGAACTCCAATCGTGACCATTGGTGGCATACCGAGATTAATGGTGATGATATTTCCAGTGTCTGTCCTGCTGAAGAAATAGATTCTGAAGATCCCCTCTTCATTCTCTACACATCAGGGTCTACCGGCAAACCAAAGGGAGTGATGCACACCACTGGTGGCTACATCACCTACGCTTCCATGACCCACAAATATGTTTTTGACTACCGTGATGGAGAAACCTACTGGTGTACAGCAGATATTGGCTGGGTAACCGGTCATTCTTATATCATCTATGGTCCTCTAGCGAATGGTGCCAGTTCCGTGATGTATGAAGGTGTGCCCAACTACCCGGATTGGGGTCGATTTTGGGATGTTGTCGAAAAACACCAAGTCAACATCTTCTACACTGCTCCAACAGCAATTCGAGCGATTGCAAAAGAAGGCGATGATTTTGTTAATAAACGAGATCTCAGTTCATTGCGCTTGCTTGGTACCGTAGGAGAGCCTATCAATCCAGAAGCGTGGCAATGGTATCATCGTGTTGTAGGGAAAGAGCGATGCCCAATTGTGGATACCTGGTGGCAGACAGAAACAGGTGGGATCTTGATTACCCCATTGCCGGGTGCTACCAAGCTAAAGCCAGGCTCAGCGACGAAGCCCTTCTTCGGAATTCAACCCGTGATTGTTGATCCTCAAACAGGAACTGAACTGGAGGGTGCAACCGAAGGGGCTCTCTGTATCAAGGATTCCTGGCCCGGACAAATGCGTGGTGTTTATGGAGATCCAGAGCGCTTCTTTAATACCTATTTTGTTCAATATAAGGGAATGTACTTCACAGGAGATGGAGCAAGGCGTGATGAAGATGGCTACTATTGGATCACTGGTCGGATTGATGACGTGATCAACGTCTCTGGTCACAGAATGGGGACAGCAGAAGTGGAATCTGCACTTGTACTTCATCATGACGTA
This genomic interval from SAR324 cluster bacterium contains the following:
- the acs gene encoding acetate--CoA ligase — encoded protein: MAETSATKVFDVPPNFQDALINKEQYQQMYQESVENSESFWAKQAERMHWFKKWDKVREVDFNTASIKWYLGGKINVSYNCLDRHLDSPRKNQAALIWESDDPTKCCTYTYQQLHREVCRFANVLKKRGVQKGDRVVLYMPMIPELPIAMLACTRIGAVHSIVFGGFSADALRNRIDDCAPAAVVTADGGFRGNKAVPLKPNCDRAMEGFDYIKSCIVVNHSGSTVEMNSNRDHWWHTEINGDDISSVCPAEEIDSEDPLFILYTSGSTGKPKGVMHTTGGYITYASMTHKYVFDYRDGETYWCTADIGWVTGHSYIIYGPLANGASSVMYEGVPNYPDWGRFWDVVEKHQVNIFYTAPTAIRAIAKEGDDFVNKRDLSSLRLLGTVGEPINPEAWQWYHRVVGKERCPIVDTWWQTETGGILITPLPGATKLKPGSATKPFFGIQPVIVDPQTGTELEGATEGALCIKDSWPGQMRGVYGDPERFFNTYFVQYKGMYFTGDGARRDEDGYYWITGRIDDVINVSGHRMGTAEVESALVLHHDVAEAAVVGFPHEIKGQGIYAYVTLNSGVEPTDTLRTDLVKLVRKEIGPIATIDAIQWAPGLPKTRSGKIMRRILRKIAENQVSSIGDTSTLADPSVVENLIENRISTEK